Proteins encoded by one window of Dryocola sp. LX212:
- the dcyD gene encoding D-cysteine desulfhydrase translates to MSLHNLTRFPRLEFIGAPTPLEYLPRFSDYLGREIFIKRDDTTPMALGGNKLRKLEFLAADALREGADTLVTAGAIQSNHVRQTAAVAAKLGLKCVALLENPIATHAENYLTNGNRLLLDLFDAEIEMCDALHAPDAQLEELAIRLEAQGFRPYVIPVGGSNALGALGYVESALEIAQQCDSAVSVSSVVVASGSAGTHAGLAVGLEQVMPDVELIGVTVSRTVAQQQPKVEALQQAVAHSLDLTARASITLWDDYFAPGYGTPNEEGLKAIKLLARLEGILLDPVYTGKAMAGLIDGVAQKRFRDNGPIIFVHTGGAPALFAYHPHV, encoded by the coding sequence ATGTCGTTGCACAATCTGACCCGTTTCCCGCGCCTGGAGTTTATCGGCGCGCCTACGCCGCTTGAGTACCTGCCGCGTTTCTCTGACTACCTTGGCCGGGAAATCTTCATCAAGCGTGATGACACTACGCCAATGGCGCTGGGGGGCAACAAGCTGCGCAAGCTCGAGTTTCTGGCGGCGGACGCGCTGCGCGAAGGTGCCGATACGCTGGTTACGGCGGGGGCGATTCAGTCGAACCATGTGCGCCAGACGGCGGCGGTTGCGGCAAAGCTGGGGCTGAAATGCGTGGCGCTGCTCGAAAACCCCATTGCCACGCATGCGGAAAACTATCTCACTAACGGCAACCGGCTGCTGCTCGATCTCTTTGATGCGGAAATCGAGATGTGCGACGCGTTGCACGCGCCGGACGCCCAGCTTGAGGAACTTGCTATCCGGCTGGAAGCCCAGGGGTTCCGGCCTTACGTCATCCCGGTTGGCGGCTCGAACGCGCTGGGTGCGCTGGGCTATGTGGAAAGCGCGCTGGAAATTGCCCAGCAGTGCGACAGCGCGGTGAGCGTCTCGTCCGTTGTGGTGGCATCCGGCAGCGCGGGAACACACGCCGGGCTGGCCGTTGGGCTGGAGCAGGTGATGCCGGACGTTGAGTTAATCGGCGTGACGGTGTCCCGCACCGTTGCCCAGCAGCAGCCGAAAGTTGAGGCACTACAGCAGGCCGTAGCGCATTCCCTCGATTTAACGGCCCGGGCGTCCATCACGCTGTGGGACGATTATTTTGCCCCGGGCTACGGAACGCCGAACGAAGAGGGGCTGAAAGCCATTAAGCTGCTGGCTCGTCTGGAAGGCATTCTGCTTGACCCGGTCTATACCGGTAAGGCGATGGCCGGGCTGATCGACGGCGTGGCGCAAAAACGCTTTAGGGATAATGGCCCCATTATCTTCGTGCATACCGGTGGCGCTCCGGCGCTGTTCGCCTACCATCCGCACGTTTAA
- the tcyJ gene encoding cystine ABC transporter substrate-binding protein, giving the protein MKIAMVGRQALMGVLAVALVAGASVKTFAAENLLNKVKERGTLLVGLEGTYPPFSFQGDDGKLTGFEVEFAEQLAQHLGVKAALKPTKWDGMLASLDSKRIDVVINQVTISDERKKKYDFSTPYTVSGIQALVKKGNEGSIKTAADLKGKKVGVGLGTNYEQWLRENVQGVDVRTYDDDPTKYQDLRVGRIDAILVDRLAALDLVKKTKDTLAVAGDAFSRQEAGVAVRKGNEDLVTAIDNAIADMQKDGTMKKLSEKWFGADVTK; this is encoded by the coding sequence ATGAAAATAGCAATGGTAGGACGTCAGGCGCTGATGGGTGTGCTGGCTGTGGCGCTGGTTGCCGGGGCAAGCGTAAAAACCTTCGCGGCAGAAAATTTACTCAACAAAGTTAAAGAGCGCGGCACGCTGCTGGTTGGGCTGGAAGGCACCTATCCTCCGTTCAGCTTCCAGGGTGACGACGGCAAGCTGACAGGTTTTGAGGTCGAGTTCGCCGAGCAGCTTGCTCAGCATTTAGGCGTGAAGGCCGCGCTGAAACCCACCAAATGGGACGGCATGCTGGCGTCGCTGGACTCCAAACGTATCGATGTGGTGATTAACCAGGTCACTATTTCTGACGAACGTAAGAAGAAGTATGACTTCTCCACGCCGTACACCGTTTCCGGTATCCAGGCGCTGGTGAAAAAAGGCAATGAGGGCAGCATCAAAACGGCGGCTGACCTGAAAGGTAAAAAGGTTGGCGTGGGTCTGGGCACCAACTACGAACAGTGGCTGCGTGAAAACGTGCAGGGCGTAGACGTTCGCACCTATGATGACGATCCGACAAAATATCAGGATCTGCGCGTAGGCCGTATCGACGCTATTCTGGTTGACCGCCTGGCGGCGTTGGATCTGGTGAAGAAAACCAAGGACACGCTGGCCGTAGCGGGCGATGCTTTCTCCCGTCAGGAAGCGGGCGTTGCGGTTCGTAAGGGCAACGAAGATCTGGTTACCGCTATCGACAATGCCATTGCCGATATGCAAAAAGACGGCACGATGAAAAAACTGTCTGAAAAATGGTTCGGTGCTGACGTCACCAAATAA
- the fliZ gene encoding flagella biosynthesis regulatory protein FliZ, which yields MTVQQSKRRPLSRYLKDFKHTQTHCAHCGKLLDRITLTRGGEIVNKATIAQLDTPIDEAAWFTEQQQWMALCRFCGDLHCKEQGNYFDIIGFKQYLFEQTEMSHSTIREYVVRLRRLGNHLAEQNVPAPDSLQQLLDDSLEAWLPPTNTNNYRIALRKYWQFQMQIANLSVSGQENKATSDIY from the coding sequence ATGACGGTGCAGCAATCGAAAAGACGGCCCTTAAGCCGCTACCTCAAAGACTTTAAGCACACGCAGACCCACTGCGCGCACTGCGGCAAGCTCCTTGACCGTATTACGCTGACGCGCGGCGGAGAGATCGTCAATAAAGCGACCATCGCGCAGCTTGACACGCCCATTGACGAAGCCGCCTGGTTCACCGAACAGCAGCAGTGGATGGCGCTTTGCCGCTTCTGCGGCGACCTGCACTGCAAAGAGCAGGGCAACTACTTCGACATCATCGGCTTTAAGCAGTATCTGTTTGAGCAGACGGAAATGAGCCACAGCACCATCCGCGAATATGTTGTGCGCCTGCGTCGCCTGGGCAACCATCTTGCTGAACAGAACGTCCCCGCGCCTGACAGCTTACAGCAGCTGCTGGATGACTCCCTTGAGGCATGGCTGCCGCCTACCAACACCAACAACTACCGCATTGCGCTGCGTAAGTACTGGCAGTTTCAGATGCAGATCGCAAATCTGTCCGTTAGCGGGCAGGAAAATAAAGCAACTTCAGATATATATTAA
- a CDS encoding RNA polymerase sigma factor FliA yields the protein MNSLYTAEGVMDKHSLWQRYVPLVRHEALRLQVRLPASVELDDLLQAGGIGLLNAVDRYDALQGTAFTTYAVQRIRGAMLDELRSRDWVPRSVRRNARGVAQAIGQLEQELGRNATETEVAARLDIPLEEYRQMLLDTNNSQLFSYDEWREEHGDSIELVTEEHQQANPLQHLLESNLRGRVMEAIEALPEREQLVLTLYYQEELNLKEIGAVLEVGESRVSQLHSQAIKRLRIKLGKL from the coding sequence GTGAATTCACTGTATACCGCTGAAGGTGTGATGGATAAACACTCGCTGTGGCAGCGTTATGTTCCGCTGGTGCGTCACGAAGCATTGCGCCTGCAGGTTCGTCTGCCGGCGAGTGTTGAACTTGACGATCTGCTACAGGCGGGCGGCATCGGGTTGTTAAACGCAGTCGATCGCTATGATGCCCTGCAAGGAACGGCATTTACCACCTACGCGGTGCAGCGCATCCGTGGGGCAATGCTTGATGAACTGCGCAGCCGCGACTGGGTGCCGCGCAGCGTCAGGCGTAACGCCCGCGGCGTGGCACAGGCGATTGGTCAACTGGAGCAGGAGCTGGGGCGCAACGCGACGGAAACGGAAGTGGCGGCGCGTCTGGATATCCCGCTCGAAGAGTACCGTCAGATGTTGCTCGACACCAATAACAGCCAGCTCTTCTCTTATGACGAGTGGCGGGAAGAGCACGGCGACAGTATCGAGCTGGTTACCGAAGAGCACCAACAGGCAAATCCTTTGCAGCATCTGCTGGAAAGCAATTTGCGCGGACGGGTGATGGAAGCGATTGAAGCGCTGCCGGAACGCGAACAGCTGGTGCTGACCCTTTACTATCAGGAAGAGCTCAACCTCAAAGAGATTGGCGCCGTTCTGGAAGTGGGGGAGTCGCGGGTCAGCCAACTGCACAGCCAGGCGATCAAACGCTTACGCATCAAGCTGGGTAAGTTGTAG
- a CDS encoding FliC/FljB family flagellin — protein MAQVINTNSLSLITQNNINKNQSALSTSIERLSSGLRINSAKDDAAGQAIANRFTSNIKGLTQAARNANDGISVAQTTEGALSEINNNLQRVRELTVQASTGTNSASDLSSIQDEIKSRLSEIDRVSGQTQFNGVNVLAKDGKMSIQVGANDGETIDIDLKKIDSTTLGLNTFNVTGPVSEAGAFGKTSSATAVTDFTKYYGATTQVADATVAEKGGANTLSTRLGLAAGGATFADDVYADDNGNLFAKVTVKATTDAESNNLKANGFDIAKDAQQDFYVAIDPESASLTDPTEAAFTLDTSSLSLSSLTSGATTDPLAKLDDAIASVDKFRSSLGAIQNRLGSAVTNLNNTTTNLSEAQSRIQDADYATEVSNMSKAQIIQQAGNSVLAKANQVPQQVLSLLQG, from the coding sequence ATGGCACAAGTCATCAATACCAACAGCCTCTCGCTGATTACTCAGAACAACATCAACAAGAACCAGTCCGCTCTGTCGACTTCTATTGAGCGTCTGTCTTCTGGCTTACGTATCAACAGCGCGAAAGATGACGCTGCGGGCCAGGCGATTGCTAACCGTTTCACTTCTAACATCAAGGGCCTGACTCAGGCTGCCCGTAATGCCAACGACGGTATCTCTGTTGCACAGACTACTGAGGGCGCGCTGTCCGAAATCAACAACAACTTACAGCGTGTACGTGAGCTGACCGTTCAGGCATCTACCGGTACTAACTCAGCTTCCGACCTGTCTTCAATCCAGGATGAAATCAAATCTCGCCTGTCTGAAATTGACCGCGTATCCGGCCAGACCCAGTTCAACGGCGTGAACGTGCTGGCTAAAGACGGCAAAATGTCTATCCAGGTTGGTGCTAACGATGGCGAAACTATCGATATCGACCTTAAGAAAATCGACTCTACTACTCTGGGCCTGAATACTTTTAATGTAACAGGTCCAGTTAGCGAAGCTGGTGCGTTCGGTAAAACTTCCTCAGCTACAGCTGTTACTGACTTTACAAAATACTACGGTGCAACAACGCAAGTCGCTGATGCGACAGTTGCTGAAAAAGGTGGTGCTAATACTCTGTCCACTCGTCTTGGTCTTGCTGCTGGTGGTGCAACCTTCGCAGACGATGTTTACGCAGATGATAACGGCAACCTTTTTGCGAAAGTAACTGTTAAAGCTACTACTGATGCAGAAAGCAATAACCTGAAAGCCAACGGTTTTGATATCGCTAAGGACGCACAGCAAGACTTTTATGTGGCAATTGATCCTGAGTCTGCAAGCCTGACCGATCCAACAGAAGCAGCATTTACACTGGATACTTCAAGCCTAAGTCTTTCCAGCCTGACATCCGGTGCTACTACAGATCCGCTGGCTAAACTGGACGATGCTATCGCTTCCGTAGATAAATTCCGCTCTTCCCTGGGTGCAATCCAGAACCGCCTGGGTTCCGCGGTAACCAACCTGAACAACACCACCACCAACCTGTCTGAAGCGCAGTCCCGTATTCAGGACGCCGACTATGCGACCGAAGTGTCCAACATGTCTAAAGCGCAGATCATCCAGCAGGCCGGTAACTCCGTGCTGGCTAAAGCTAACCAGGTACCACAGCAGGTTCTGTCACTGCTGCAGGGCTAA
- the fliD gene encoding flagellar filament capping protein FliD, with protein sequence MASISTLGVGSGLDLSNILDSLEAAQKATLKPISTQQTSYTAKLSAYGTLKSALETFQTANSALNKADLFSATSTSSSSTAFSATTTGNAVAGKYTISVTQLAQAQTLTTKNSQPDSKTAIATGDSVLTIQQGGDKKPVKIDISAANSSLAGIRDAINNAKAGVSASIINVGGGQYRLSVTSDDTGSDNAMSLSVSGDSALQSFMGYSGTSTDAGNGMEESVTAQNAELTVNNIKITNSSNTISDALEDITLNLKDVTTGNQTLTITKDTSKAETAVKAWVDAYNALQDTFGTLTKYTAVDTGADAQDTSNGALLGDSTLRTIQTQLKGLLTNTQSSSSFKTLAQIGITTDPDTGNLELDNSKLETALKKDASGVKDMIVGDGKTSGITTTIGSNLTSWLSSTGIIQAAKDGVSKTLNNLTDQYNKASDRIDTEMARYKAQFTQLDVLMNSLNSTSSYLTQQFESTSSSKS encoded by the coding sequence ATGGCAAGTATTTCAACGCTGGGAGTCGGGTCTGGCCTGGATCTGAGCAATATTCTGGACAGCCTGGAAGCTGCGCAAAAAGCGACCTTAAAACCTATCTCTACCCAACAGACTTCCTATACCGCAAAGCTCAGCGCTTACGGCACCTTAAAAAGCGCGCTGGAAACCTTCCAGACTGCGAATAGCGCACTGAATAAAGCTGACTTATTTTCTGCGACGTCCACAAGCAGCAGCTCTACGGCATTCAGCGCAACGACAACCGGCAATGCCGTTGCCGGGAAATATACGATTAGCGTTACCCAGCTGGCCCAGGCGCAAACGCTGACGACCAAAAATTCTCAGCCGGACAGCAAAACGGCGATTGCCACCGGCGACAGCGTGCTGACCATCCAGCAGGGCGGCGATAAAAAGCCCGTCAAGATTGATATCAGCGCCGCTAACTCTTCCCTGGCTGGCATCCGCGACGCGATCAACAATGCCAAAGCGGGCGTCAGCGCCAGCATTATCAACGTCGGCGGCGGCCAGTACCGCCTGTCCGTGACCTCTGACGATACCGGCAGCGACAACGCCATGAGCCTCAGCGTCAGCGGCGACAGCGCCCTGCAATCCTTTATGGGCTACAGCGGCACCAGCACCGACGCCGGTAACGGTATGGAAGAGAGCGTTACCGCGCAGAACGCCGAGCTGACCGTTAACAACATTAAAATTACCAACAGCAGCAACACCATCAGCGATGCACTGGAAGACATCACCCTTAACCTGAAGGATGTCACCACCGGCAACCAGACGCTGACCATCACTAAAGATACGTCGAAAGCGGAAACCGCCGTTAAGGCCTGGGTCGACGCTTATAACGCGCTGCAGGATACCTTCGGCACCCTAACCAAATACACGGCGGTGGACACCGGCGCGGACGCCCAGGACACCAGCAACGGCGCCCTGCTGGGCGACAGCACCCTACGCACCATCCAGACGCAGCTGAAAGGCCTGCTGACCAATACGCAAAGCAGCTCTTCTTTTAAAACGCTGGCGCAAATTGGCATCACCACGGACCCGGACACCGGCAATCTGGAGCTGGATAACAGCAAGCTGGAGACGGCGCTGAAAAAAGATGCTTCCGGCGTTAAAGACATGATCGTCGGCGATGGCAAAACCTCCGGCATTACCACCACCATCGGCAGCAACCTGACGAGCTGGCTGTCCAGCACCGGGATTATCCAGGCCGCCAAAGACGGCGTCAGCAAGACGCTGAACAACCTGACCGATCAGTACAACAAGGCCAGCGACCGCATCGACACCGAAATGGCCCGCTATAAAGCGCAGTTTACCCAGCTGGACGTGCTGATGAACTCGCTTAACTCCACCAGCAGCTATCTGACCCAGCAGTTTGAGTCAACCAGCAGCAGTAAAAGTTAA
- the fliS gene encoding flagellar export chaperone FliS yields MYGARGTQAYAKMEVESAVMSASQQQLVTMLFDGALNALVRARLFLQDGNLEGKGLSLSKAINIIDNGLKVGIDETSGDELTQNLLALYAYMVRRIFQANLHNDIGAIEEVENLLRNIADAWKEVQSPNRIQDVV; encoded by the coding sequence ATGTACGGCGCAAGAGGTACTCAGGCCTACGCAAAAATGGAAGTCGAAAGCGCGGTGATGAGCGCAAGCCAGCAGCAGCTGGTCACCATGCTGTTTGACGGTGCGCTCAACGCCTTAGTGCGCGCGCGGCTGTTTTTGCAGGACGGCAACCTGGAGGGCAAAGGCCTGTCGCTCTCCAAAGCAATTAACATCATCGATAACGGCCTGAAGGTCGGCATCGATGAAACAAGCGGCGATGAGCTGACGCAGAATCTGCTCGCGCTTTATGCCTATATGGTACGACGTATTTTTCAGGCCAACCTGCACAATGATATCGGCGCGATCGAAGAGGTCGAAAACCTGCTGAGAAACATTGCCGATGCCTGGAAAGAAGTTCAGTCGCCTAACCGGATCCAGGACGTCGTCTAA
- the fliT gene encoding flagella biosynthesis regulatory protein FliT has protein sequence MNHAPQLYTLYQQLLEQSKVMLHNARAGLWDDLIASEMDYVKAVHELTQSMRDLKISTQTQEQLRPVLRAILDNESEVKRLLQARMDELARLVGQSSIQQSVLSAYGKQGGQILAPRDSQDVPS, from the coding sequence ATGAACCATGCACCGCAACTGTATACCCTCTATCAGCAGCTGTTAGAGCAAAGTAAGGTGATGCTGCACAACGCCCGGGCGGGCTTGTGGGACGATCTGATCGCCAGTGAAATGGATTACGTTAAGGCGGTGCATGAACTGACTCAATCCATGCGCGATCTTAAGATCTCCACGCAAACGCAGGAACAGCTTCGCCCCGTGCTTCGCGCCATTCTCGACAATGAAAGCGAGGTGAAGCGCCTCCTGCAGGCCCGCATGGATGAGCTGGCCAGGCTGGTGGGGCAATCCTCAATTCAGCAGTCTGTGCTGTCCGCCTACGGCAAACAGGGCGGGCAGATTCTGGCGCCAAGAGACAGCCAGGACGTTCCCTCCTGA
- the amyA gene encoding alpha-amylase, producing the protein MRNPTLLQCFHWYYPGGGELWREVEALAPNLNEIGINMIWLPPAYKGSSGGFSVGYDVYDLFDLGEFDQKGSVATKYGDKAQLLAALKALKENDVGVLLDVVVNHKMGADEKEKVRVNRVNQDNRNEISDEVIECEAWTRYTFPARAGKYSEFIWDYKCFSGVDHIENPTEDGIFKIINDYTGDGWNDQVDDELGNFDYLMGENIDFRNKAVTEEIKYWARWVMEQTGCSGFRLDAVKHIPAWFYKEWIEHVQEVAEQPLFIVAEYWSHEVDKLQEYIAQVEGKTLLFDAPLQMKFHQASKEGRNYDMSQIFTGTLVEADPFHAMTLVTNHDTQPLQALEAPVEPWFKPLAYALILLRENGVPSVFYADLFGASYDDEGGDGETYHIDMPVIEQLSDLIHARELYAHGVQTLYFDHPNCIAFSRSGTEEMPGCVVVLSNGDEGEKTIALGDNYGNKDWRDYLGNREETVTTDENGSATFTCNGGSVSVWVMEDVL; encoded by the coding sequence ATGCGCAACCCGACCTTATTGCAATGTTTCCACTGGTACTATCCCGGCGGCGGTGAGCTGTGGCGTGAAGTTGAAGCGCTGGCCCCCAATCTGAATGAAATTGGTATCAATATGATCTGGCTGCCCCCGGCCTATAAAGGCAGCTCGGGCGGCTTCTCCGTGGGTTATGACGTCTACGATCTGTTTGACCTGGGGGAATTCGACCAAAAAGGCAGCGTTGCGACAAAATATGGTGATAAGGCTCAGCTGCTGGCCGCTCTCAAAGCGCTGAAAGAGAATGACGTTGGCGTACTGCTGGACGTGGTAGTTAACCACAAAATGGGCGCAGACGAAAAAGAGAAGGTTCGCGTTAACCGCGTCAACCAGGATAACCGCAACGAAATCTCTGATGAAGTGATTGAATGCGAGGCCTGGACCCGCTACACCTTCCCCGCCCGCGCCGGAAAATATTCCGAGTTTATTTGGGACTACAAATGCTTCAGCGGCGTGGACCATATCGAAAACCCAACCGAAGACGGCATCTTTAAAATTATCAACGACTATACCGGGGACGGCTGGAACGACCAGGTGGACGACGAGCTGGGCAACTTCGATTACCTGATGGGCGAAAATATCGATTTCCGCAACAAGGCGGTGACCGAAGAGATCAAATACTGGGCTCGCTGGGTGATGGAGCAGACCGGCTGTAGCGGCTTCCGTCTTGATGCCGTGAAGCACATTCCGGCCTGGTTCTACAAAGAGTGGATCGAACACGTTCAGGAAGTGGCGGAGCAACCGCTGTTTATCGTGGCGGAATATTGGTCCCACGAGGTCGACAAGCTGCAGGAATACATTGCCCAGGTGGAGGGCAAAACTCTGCTGTTCGACGCGCCTCTACAGATGAAATTCCACCAGGCTTCCAAAGAGGGCCGCAACTACGACATGAGCCAGATATTTACCGGCACTTTAGTGGAAGCGGACCCGTTCCACGCTATGACGCTGGTCACGAATCACGACACCCAGCCGCTGCAGGCGCTTGAGGCACCGGTAGAGCCATGGTTTAAACCGCTGGCCTACGCGCTGATTCTGCTACGCGAAAACGGCGTTCCCTCCGTGTTTTATGCGGACCTGTTCGGGGCAAGCTACGACGACGAAGGGGGCGACGGCGAAACCTATCATATCGACATGCCGGTTATTGAGCAGCTCTCCGACCTGATCCACGCCCGCGAACTTTACGCCCACGGCGTACAGACGCTCTATTTCGACCATCCTAACTGCATTGCCTTCAGCCGCAGCGGCACGGAAGAGATGCCGGGCTGCGTCGTGGTGCTGTCCAACGGCGACGAAGGCGAGAAAACCATTGCGCTGGGGGATAACTACGGCAATAAAGACTGGCGCGATTATCTGGGCAATCGTGAAGAGACGGTCACGACGGATGAGAACGGTAGCGCCACTTTTACCTGTAACGGCGGCAGCGTCAGCGTATGGGTGATGGAGGATGTGCTGTAA
- the yedD gene encoding lipoprotein YedD, producing MKKVAIFVALLALSGCVQVDDYREVVKTPAPAGYAGYWQSEGPQSEMVSPEAIASLIVTPEGDTLDCRQWQRVIAVPGKLTLRSDTLYNVTSKREIYNIEREGDRLEYAGMTLKRVDRLTQECADYLDKHPQTPEVK from the coding sequence ATGAAGAAGGTTGCCATTTTTGTAGCGCTGCTCGCCCTCAGTGGTTGCGTGCAGGTTGATGATTATCGTGAAGTTGTGAAAACGCCGGCCCCGGCAGGGTATGCGGGATACTGGCAGTCGGAAGGGCCGCAAAGTGAGATGGTCAGCCCGGAGGCTATCGCCTCGCTGATCGTCACCCCGGAAGGCGACACGCTGGACTGCCGCCAGTGGCAGCGGGTGATTGCCGTGCCGGGTAAGCTGACGCTGCGTTCCGACACGCTGTATAACGTCACGTCGAAGCGTGAAATCTATAATATCGAACGTGAAGGCGATCGCCTGGAGTATGCGGGAATGACGTTAAAACGCGTTGACCGCCTGACGCAGGAGTGCGCGGATTATCTGGACAAGCATCCACAGACACCTGAGGTTAAATGA
- the rfaY gene encoding lipopolysaccharide core heptose(II) kinase RfaY, with the protein MAYSLNVNNYSVLTKNSDERYIEILNDVFNYNISVLKVFRSVEDTKVMLISTKYGRFVLKFFSPKAKKIERFAKSMIKGDYYENLFIQTERVRDEGFYSVNDFYLLAEKKTLRFAHHYIMLIEYIEGVELSDVNIIDSTLKIKIDTAIAGLHQHGMISGAPHKGNFIVVEDEIRIIDLSGKRCTSQRRAKDRIDLERYYCIPNKIKDYGFYSLIYKMVLKKTIRKWKEKIFARV; encoded by the coding sequence ATGGCTTACTCATTGAATGTCAATAATTATTCTGTTCTAACTAAAAATTCTGATGAACGATATATTGAAATACTCAACGATGTATTTAACTATAACATATCAGTATTAAAAGTGTTTCGTAGTGTTGAAGATACAAAAGTTATGCTTATTTCTACAAAGTATGGGAGGTTTGTTCTAAAATTTTTTTCACCAAAGGCAAAAAAAATTGAAAGGTTTGCTAAATCTATGATTAAAGGTGATTATTATGAAAACCTTTTTATTCAAACTGAGCGAGTAAGGGACGAGGGATTTTATTCAGTTAATGATTTTTATCTGCTGGCTGAGAAAAAAACGTTAAGATTTGCGCATCATTATATTATGCTTATTGAATATATTGAAGGCGTAGAGTTGTCAGATGTCAACATCATCGACAGCACCCTTAAGATAAAAATTGATACAGCAATAGCAGGTTTACATCAACATGGTATGATATCAGGTGCTCCACACAAAGGTAATTTTATTGTGGTCGAGGACGAGATCAGAATTATTGATCTTTCCGGTAAGCGCTGTACCTCACAGCGACGAGCAAAAGATAGAATAGATCTTGAACGGTATTATTGTATTCCAAATAAAATAAAAGATTACGGTTTTTATTCTTTAATTTATAAGATGGTATTAAAAAAAACAATAAGAAAGTGGAAAGAAAAAATATTCGCTCGTGTTTGA
- the fliE gene encoding flagellar hook-basal body complex protein FliE — protein MAIQGIEGVIQQLQATALSAGNQVQSYEPKVSFAGELQAALGRISDTQAAARTQAEKFALGTPGVALNDVMVDLQKSSVSMQMGIQVRNKLVSAYSEVMNMQV, from the coding sequence ATGGCAATTCAGGGGATTGAAGGCGTTATTCAGCAGCTGCAGGCAACCGCGCTTTCCGCGGGCAATCAGGTGCAGAGCTATGAGCCCAAGGTGAGCTTCGCCGGGGAGTTACAGGCCGCGCTAGGGCGCATCAGCGATACGCAGGCGGCGGCAAGAACCCAGGCGGAAAAATTTGCGCTGGGCACGCCGGGCGTGGCGCTCAACGATGTGATGGTCGATCTGCAAAAATCTTCCGTTTCCATGCAGATGGGCATTCAGGTGCGCAACAAGCTGGTTTCCGCTTATTCAGAAGTGATGAATATGCAGGTGTAG